In the Silvanigrella aquatica genome, TCAAAAGGGAACGTCATTGGTGTTGAGCAAGAATATTATGATTCTGCCTTAAAAAGTTTTCAAAACAAATCACAAACGGCTATTAATAAGCCGCCTCATAAAACCATTGCAGATGGGATTGCGGTGAGCCTTATTGGGAATTTGAATTATAATTATATGACACGCTATGTTGAGAATTTATCTCTTGTTACCGATGACTCCATTGTAAAAGCCATATTGGGATTATTTGAGCAAGAAAGACTGGTTGCCGAAGGTGCTGGTGCGGCGGCCGTGGCCGATATATTAAAGCGTCCTGATTACTATGAAGGCAAAACAGTCGTTGCTTGTGTGAGTGGAGGAAATATTGATCCTCAACTTATGTCACGCGTGATCACACGGGGGCTTAACGTAACAGGGCGCGTTTTGCGTGTCACCGTTTGTGTCAGCGATCGCCCCGGGGGCTTAAAAAGCCTTTTAGAGTGTGTTGCTGCTTTAGAGGGAAACGTGCTTGATCTTATTCACGATCGCACTTACAGCGAAGTGAGTGTGGGGGATGTGGATGTGGAATTATCCTTAGAAACGAGGAATTCAGAGCATCAGTACTCCCTTCTGGAAAAGCTTGAAGAAGCTGGGTTTAAACCCAGAATGAGACATTGATACCGTTTTTGATTATTTGATTTAGGAGGATTTGTTGTGACTGGTGGATTTCTAGAATGTTATGACACCATTATTGTTGGCGGTGGACCCGTGGGGCTATTTGGAGCTTATTACGCAGGATTGCGTGATATGACCGTGAGACTTGTCGATAGGCGTCATGAACTTGGAGGACAGTTAACCGCAATTTATCCTGAAAAATGGGTATATGATATTACTGGTATTCCTGCAATACGTGGAAAAGATCTCTATAAAAATTTATTTGCTCAAAGTGTGCCTTATAATATTCCTAGCAGTTTAAATGAAGAAGTCGTTCTCATTCGCAAAAATCGCAATAATATTTTATGTGTTGAAACCCGTAATGGGACTGTGATGCATACAAAAACAGTGATGCTTTGTTTAGGTATGGGTGCTCATATTCCACGTCGTCTTGATATTAAAAATTTAAGGGAGTTTGAAGGAAAAGGGGTTTCTTATGGAGTTCATTCTCTTGAAACCTTTAAAAATAAAAAAGTCATTGTCGTAGGTGGTGGTGACAGCGCCCTCGATCTCGCTTTAACCATTGTCAATGACTGCTCCGATCTTTATGTCTTGCACCGATCCGATCGCTTTAATTCCCATGAAGAAACAACAAAAAAACTGTATTCTTCCAATGCAGAAATTAGAACTTACTCGGAGTTATTTGAAATTGAAGGCGATGAAAATCATGTGAAATCAGCTTCGATACGTAACACAAAAACAGGAGAAGTTGAGAAAATTCAAGTTGATGAAATTATTATTGCCATTGGTCTCTTATTTAATTTAGAAGTTGTTCAGGAATGGGGCATAAAAATGGAAGGGAATTCTATAGTAGTTGACCACAATAGGCAAACTTCAATTCCTGGTGTTTATGCTGCGGGTGATATTGTCACTTATCCTGGAAAAATGAAACTCATTGGCCCGGGGACTTCCGAAGTGATGCAGGCCATTAACCACTCTAAAACATATATTCAAGAAAACTTTCCTTACCTATAAATGGAAGACTTAAAGTAACGAACTATAAATTGTTACTTTAAGTCTTCTTAATCTTTTGATTATTTGTGACCAGAGTTCTTCTTTTCTTTTAGAATAGCTCTGGCTTTTTTTTGTTATTACCTTAAAATAATATTACATAAAAATTACAATTTCATTAAAACTCAAAAATGCCTCGTTAAAATCACTATAATTGCTATATAACTATCTAGTTATTTTTTGGGATATCAAGGGGCGCCTATGCCTCATATTATGGATGATTTTAATTTACTTTAATAATTAAATATATTTTCAATTATTTTAATTAATTAATAGTGATTTCTGATAATAAAAAAATAATTTTAGCAACCATTTTTTATATTAATTAGCTTTTAAAATAAAGTTTAATTATTAAATATTTAATAATTAATTAAATAAATATTGGTTAAATTATTAATAATCAGTCGTCCGAGGTATTCTAAATATGAAGAATTTTTTTCATATTCCCGTTTTTTTATTTGCTTTTTTTGTAACTAAAACTTCTTTTGCAGGTTCTTATCTTTTTTGTGTTGACGATGAAAATAATTGGCAATGGGCAAAACCAAATACAGATTATAAATTTGAATGGGCTCCATATTATGAAAATGGTTTTTGGTTAAATGGAAAATTACACATTGTAGATACTGAAAAAAGCTTACATAGTGCATTGGCAATTGATTTACCTCCATCACGAAATAAACGTGCCAGTATTAATGATATTGAAAAAAATAAAACATTTATCGATGAATTTAACTCTCCTGGCAAAAGGGTTTGTGATCTTTTAGTGGCGGCTTGTCAAAAATCGGTTGGACAAAATTACAAATATATTGGTGCGGCTTCACATTCTTTAGCAGAATCGG is a window encoding:
- a CDS encoding NAD(P)/FAD-dependent oxidoreductase, with translation MTGGFLECYDTIIVGGGPVGLFGAYYAGLRDMTVRLVDRRHELGGQLTAIYPEKWVYDITGIPAIRGKDLYKNLFAQSVPYNIPSSLNEEVVLIRKNRNNILCVETRNGTVMHTKTVMLCLGMGAHIPRRLDIKNLREFEGKGVSYGVHSLETFKNKKVIVVGGGDSALDLALTIVNDCSDLYVLHRSDRFNSHEETTKKLYSSNAEIRTYSELFEIEGDENHVKSASIRNTKTGEVEKIQVDEIIIAIGLLFNLEVVQEWGIKMEGNSIVVDHNRQTSIPGVYAAGDIVTYPGKMKLIGPGTSEVMQAINHSKTYIQENFPYL